In Paenibacillus hexagrammi, the following are encoded in one genomic region:
- a CDS encoding DUF4870 domain-containing protein, which produces MHETSDIQNNKVMAIVAYILFFVPLLAARESKFAMYHANQGLTLFIVCVAANFILGIIPIIGWILLPIANLIIFVLAILGIVAAAQGQAKPLPIIGSFTLLK; this is translated from the coding sequence ATGCACGAGACTTCAGATATTCAAAATAATAAAGTAATGGCAATTGTAGCTTACATTCTGTTTTTTGTGCCTTTGTTGGCAGCGAGAGAATCCAAATTTGCCATGTATCATGCTAATCAAGGACTTACCTTGTTTATCGTATGCGTTGCTGCTAATTTCATACTAGGCATAATCCCGATTATTGGGTGGATCTTACTACCAATCGCGAATCTCATTATTTTTGTACTAGCGATACTCGGTATCGTAGCTGCCGCTCAAGGTCAAGCGAAGCCGCTGCCAATCATTGGTTCCTTTACTTTATTAAAATAG
- the cyoC gene encoding cytochrome o ubiquinol oxidase subunit III codes for MAQSTAHVGHHHDHAHDHEHDHESLKTFGFWIFLITDCLLFGTLFATYVVLHANTNGGPTAKELFEMPGIIAETFILLTSSFTSGIAVLAMNKGNKKQLITWLGITALLGAAFVGLELNEFVKMVHEGATIHTSAFLSGFFVLVSTHGLHVSVGLVWMIGLMFQLNKRGITTVTKRKVNVISLYWHFLDVVWIFVFTVVYLMGVM; via the coding sequence ATGGCTCAATCAACAGCTCATGTCGGACATCATCACGATCACGCTCATGATCATGAACATGATCATGAGTCTCTGAAGACGTTCGGATTTTGGATCTTTCTAATTACGGACTGTCTCTTGTTCGGCACCTTGTTTGCGACATATGTCGTGCTGCATGCGAACACCAATGGAGGTCCTACGGCGAAAGAGCTTTTTGAAATGCCGGGGATTATCGCGGAGACGTTCATTCTCCTTACGAGCAGCTTTACAAGCGGGATCGCTGTATTAGCTATGAATAAAGGGAATAAGAAGCAGCTTATAACTTGGCTTGGGATTACAGCGCTGCTGGGAGCGGCGTTCGTAGGGCTTGAATTAAACGAGTTTGTTAAGATGGTTCATGAGGGTGCAACGATTCACACGAGTGCGTTCCTGTCTGGATTCTTTGTATTAGTTTCTACACACGGCTTGCACGTTTCAGTAGGTCTGGTATGGATGATCGGATTGATGTTCCAACTGAACAAACGGGGCATTACAACAGTAACGAAACGAAAAGTGAATGTCATCAGCTTATACTGGCATTTTCTTGACGTAGTATGGATTTTCGTATTCACAGTTGTTTATTTGATGGGGGTGATGTAG
- the cyoD gene encoding cytochrome o ubiquinol oxidase subunit IV yields the protein MAQSQSGSHHHESHGSMKSYVIGFVLSIVLTIIPLVVVMNHMLTKTGTVFLILVMAVLQFVVQLFFFMHIREGENARWNVMALIFGLVILLTIVAGSIWIMTYNQVVH from the coding sequence ATGGCTCAATCGCAATCAGGTTCACATCATCACGAATCTCACGGTTCGATGAAATCCTATGTGATAGGCTTCGTCCTATCGATTGTTCTGACGATCATCCCGCTTGTTGTGGTTATGAATCACATGCTGACCAAGACGGGAACCGTGTTCCTTATCCTTGTCATGGCTGTTCTGCAGTTTGTTGTTCAGCTTTTCTTCTTCATGCATATTCGTGAAGGCGAGAATGCGCGGTGGAATGTGATGGCCTTGATCTTCGGGCTGGTCATTCTCCTTACGATCGTCGCGGGTTCGATCTGGATCATGACCTACAACCAAGTTGTCCATTAA
- a CDS encoding alpha/beta-type small acid-soluble spore protein, translated as MANRNNSNTLVVQQAKAALEQMKYEVAQELGIQIPQDGYYGYMATRDTGAIGGHITRKLVQIAEQQLTGFKR; from the coding sequence ATGGCAAACAGAAACAACAGCAACACACTAGTCGTCCAACAAGCAAAAGCAGCACTTGAGCAAATGAAGTATGAAGTCGCGCAGGAGCTTGGTATTCAAATCCCGCAAGACGGGTATTACGGATACATGGCAACTCGTGATACAGGCGCAATCGGCGGTCATATCACTCGCAAACTGGTGCAAATCGCCGAACAGCAGTTGACTGGTTTTAAACGATAA
- a CDS encoding deoxynucleoside kinase — translation MSVIVVGGMIGLGKTSVATLLGQELQSDVFFESVDDNPILPLFYTASPEEIEKKRYPFLLQLHFLNTRFRAIKAALVHNQNVLDRSIYEDWYFAKVNRQLNRISQLEFEIYEGLADNMMMELAELPKKAPDLMVYLKASFETVIHRIGLRGRSFEQDQSLVDYYRHLWSGYDEWVMNHYHASDVLIVDMDRMDIVQRPEDAMTLVNDVKNKLQELGVL, via the coding sequence ATGTCAGTGATTGTGGTTGGGGGAATGATCGGTCTCGGTAAGACATCGGTAGCCACGCTTCTGGGCCAGGAATTGCAATCGGACGTTTTTTTTGAGAGTGTGGATGATAACCCGATATTGCCGTTATTTTATACGGCTTCGCCGGAGGAGATTGAGAAGAAACGATATCCGTTTCTCCTGCAGCTCCATTTTCTGAATACTCGTTTTCGAGCTATTAAAGCTGCCCTGGTACATAACCAAAATGTGCTGGATCGAAGTATATATGAGGACTGGTATTTCGCTAAGGTAAACCGTCAGTTGAACAGGATCAGTCAGCTTGAATTCGAGATTTATGAGGGACTCGCCGACAATATGATGATGGAACTGGCCGAACTGCCTAAGAAAGCGCCGGACCTCATGGTGTATCTCAAGGCATCCTTTGAAACCGTCATTCATCGAATTGGGCTGCGTGGCAGGAGCTTCGAGCAGGACCAGTCGTTAGTCGACTATTATCGGCACTTGTGGTCTGGCTATGATGAGTGGGTGATGAATCACTATCATGCTTCCGATGTGCTGATTGTGGATATGGATCGTATGGATATCGTGCAGCGTCCAGAAGATGCGATGACATTGGTAAACGATGTCAAGAATAAGCTTCAGGAGCTTGGAGTCCTATAA
- a CDS encoding helix-turn-helix domain-containing protein: MKMNLGPCRLQDLLDKNNVSLEYLASQLAYKRERIQDFIDNTRVMPLKTAISIADTLGCSVNDLYELIPVPVPVPELT, from the coding sequence ATGAAAATGAATTTGGGGCCTTGTCGGCTCCAGGATCTGCTCGATAAGAACAACGTTAGTCTTGAGTACCTTGCTTCTCAATTGGCATATAAACGGGAACGAATTCAGGATTTCATTGACAATACACGAGTGATGCCATTAAAAACTGCGATCAGCATTGCCGATACGTTGGGATGCTCTGTGAATGATCTGTACGAATTAATTCCTGTTCCTGTTCCCGTTCCTGAGCTTACGTAG
- the cyoA gene encoding ubiquinol oxidase subunit II, translated as MNKSKKWITRALPLLTILMLVILTGCSHQAMVLDPKGPIGESQKDLIYISSIFCAVILVPVLALTAWIVWRYRDSSNNKAPYQPNWSHNTLLETIWWAIPIIIIVALGVVTVKYTYALEPSKPIASSKKPITVQVTSLDWKWLFLYPEQGIATVNYLQIPEDTPVKFELTSDAPMNSFWVPQLGGQIYTMSGMAMTLYLQADEPGHYFGTGANFSGEHFADMTFDVNATSEQEFDTWVAEVKKTNPALSMEQYETLAKPASSKEQFYSSFPSGLFQYIVTKYSPNGQSAHSGHMNMNSEQMDMSKQEKAVEDVTKPQEADYEIHNDQSEHKGHTGH; from the coding sequence ATGAACAAATCAAAGAAATGGATAACAAGAGCATTGCCTCTGCTTACGATACTTATGCTTGTTATTCTGACGGGCTGCAGTCATCAAGCAATGGTCCTGGATCCGAAGGGGCCGATCGGAGAGAGTCAGAAGGACTTGATTTATATCTCTTCTATATTCTGTGCAGTCATTCTCGTCCCCGTATTGGCGCTGACCGCATGGATCGTATGGCGTTACCGCGATTCTTCAAACAACAAGGCTCCCTATCAGCCAAATTGGTCTCACAACACATTGCTTGAGACCATATGGTGGGCGATACCGATTATTATAATCGTAGCTCTCGGTGTTGTTACAGTGAAATACACCTACGCACTAGAACCTTCTAAGCCGATTGCATCGAGCAAGAAGCCAATAACTGTGCAAGTGACTTCACTGGATTGGAAGTGGTTGTTCCTATATCCTGAGCAAGGAATTGCTACAGTGAACTATTTACAAATTCCCGAAGATACACCGGTTAAATTCGAATTAACGTCTGATGCGCCGATGAACTCATTTTGGGTGCCGCAATTGGGTGGTCAAATCTATACGATGTCAGGTATGGCCATGACGCTTTATTTGCAAGCGGACGAACCGGGGCATTACTTTGGAACGGGAGCGAATTTCAGCGGAGAGCATTTTGCCGATATGACTTTCGACGTGAATGCTACTTCTGAGCAGGAGTTCGATACTTGGGTTGCTGAAGTGAAGAAGACCAATCCGGCTCTTTCCATGGAGCAGTATGAGACTTTAGCGAAGCCGGCAAGCTCGAAGGAGCAGTTCTATTCTTCCTTCCCAAGCGGATTGTTTCAATATATTGTGACCAAATACTCACCAAACGGTCAAAGCGCACACAGTGGACATATGAACATGAATTCTGAGCAAATGGACATGTCCAAGCAGGAAAAGGCTGTTGAAGATGTGACAAAGCCGCAGGAAGCGGATTATGAGATTCATAACGACCAGTCTGAGCATAAGGGTCATACGGGTCATTAA
- a CDS encoding ATP-dependent DNA ligase, which yields MFISPMLVQSDSTGLELSQETFTSKQHVAELLLDGIRCIVSFTDHKLHIYTKDGRNITHRFPELHNCPFPEGTIVDGELIVKDSQGRADYEAVAARIQSNKSLLPATFCAFDLIHYKGIDVSALSLAKRKEMLKEAFEDTESFQKVPYKVGKAEELFEQARAENLEGIIIKSKRAKYLAGKKTRTWIKKINWTYTEVYITGYRNQDYGLLASIDHTDGYSVPVGLIDQGVTEAHKNWLKRIPKRFIRKEDRHFTYLSPSLHASIRSRGWTRNGKLRSLSSWNLSMQNKKDCDHLKEEER from the coding sequence ATGTTTATATCTCCGATGCTCGTGCAGTCCGATTCTACCGGACTTGAATTAAGTCAAGAAACGTTTACAAGTAAACAGCATGTAGCAGAGCTACTGCTTGACGGAATACGCTGTATTGTTTCATTCACAGACCACAAGCTGCACATCTACACGAAGGATGGGCGGAATATTACGCACAGGTTCCCTGAATTACATAATTGTCCGTTTCCTGAGGGAACAATCGTAGACGGCGAGTTGATTGTGAAAGATTCGCAAGGCAGAGCCGACTACGAAGCTGTCGCCGCTCGGATTCAATCGAATAAATCATTGCTTCCAGCAACCTTTTGCGCATTTGATTTGATTCATTACAAAGGGATTGACGTGTCTGCACTCTCGCTTGCCAAGCGCAAAGAGATGCTGAAAGAAGCCTTCGAGGATACCGAATCCTTTCAAAAAGTACCCTATAAAGTCGGTAAAGCTGAGGAGCTGTTTGAACAGGCTCGCGCTGAAAATTTGGAAGGAATCATCATAAAATCAAAGCGTGCTAAATATTTAGCGGGAAAAAAGACGAGGACTTGGATCAAAAAGATAAATTGGACTTATACCGAGGTGTATATTACGGGCTATCGAAACCAGGATTATGGTTTGCTTGCTTCGATCGATCACACGGATGGTTATTCTGTTCCTGTCGGTTTGATTGACCAAGGAGTAACGGAAGCGCACAAAAATTGGCTTAAACGGATCCCCAAGAGGTTCATCCGCAAGGAAGACCGACATTTTACGTATCTAAGCCCCAGTTTACACGCAAGCATTAGAAGCCGCGGCTGGACAAGAAACGGGAAGCTGCGCTCCCTGAGCTCTTGGAATTTGTCTATGCAAAATAAAAAAGACTGCGATCACCTTAAGGAGGAAGAAAGGTGA
- a CDS encoding ornithine--oxo-acid transaminase has product MKHFEEMIRQSERYGARNYGPLPVVITAAEGVWVEDASGNKYMDMLSAYSAHNQGHRHPAVIQALKEQADKVTLTSRAFHSEVLGDWMERLSALSGKERVLPMNTGAEAVETALKIARRWAYDVKGVPDDHAEIIVCEGNFHGRTLSVTSFSTNAEYTRGFGPFTPGFRVVPYGDLDALSEAITANTAAFLVEPIQGEAGIRIPPDGYLSNAAELCKQQRVLLIADEIQTGFGRTGKLFACQWEQVNPDIYTFGKALGGGILPISAVCADSEVMDVLEPGSHGSTFGGNPLACAVSIAAMNVIVEEQLPDRSLELGDYLIEQLRQRLTHPRVKDIRGRGLFVGIELTEAARLYCERLLKAGILAKDTHIHTVRLAPPLIIDQSELDWAIERVVKVLNQTDDAQQEVVEP; this is encoded by the coding sequence ATGAAGCATTTCGAAGAGATGATCCGGCAGTCGGAACGTTACGGTGCTCGTAATTACGGGCCGCTTCCTGTAGTGATTACAGCTGCGGAAGGTGTCTGGGTAGAAGATGCTTCTGGAAACAAATATATGGATATGCTCAGCGCGTATTCCGCTCACAATCAAGGTCACCGCCATCCGGCCGTCATTCAAGCGCTGAAGGAACAGGCTGACAAGGTCACGCTGACGTCCAGAGCCTTCCATAGCGAAGTGCTGGGAGACTGGATGGAGCGTCTGTCTGCTCTGTCAGGCAAGGAACGGGTGCTGCCGATGAACACAGGCGCTGAAGCGGTAGAGACGGCTTTGAAAATTGCCCGAAGATGGGCATACGATGTCAAGGGAGTCCCTGATGACCATGCGGAAATCATTGTTTGCGAAGGGAATTTTCATGGCAGGACGCTGTCGGTCACTTCCTTCTCGACGAACGCGGAATATACCCGAGGGTTTGGGCCTTTTACACCCGGTTTTCGCGTGGTTCCTTACGGTGATCTCGATGCACTGTCTGAAGCTATCACAGCAAACACAGCTGCTTTTCTCGTGGAGCCTATTCAAGGGGAGGCTGGCATACGTATTCCGCCTGACGGCTATCTGAGCAATGCCGCGGAGCTGTGTAAGCAGCAGCGGGTTCTGCTTATCGCCGATGAAATACAGACCGGATTCGGCCGCACCGGCAAGCTGTTTGCCTGTCAGTGGGAACAAGTAAATCCGGATATATATACGTTCGGAAAAGCACTAGGTGGAGGTATTCTGCCCATTTCCGCCGTGTGCGCTGACAGCGAGGTCATGGATGTTCTGGAACCCGGCTCTCATGGTTCCACATTTGGAGGCAACCCGCTTGCCTGTGCAGTATCGATCGCAGCGATGAATGTCATCGTAGAGGAACAACTGCCTGACCGCTCTTTGGAGCTAGGTGACTATCTGATTGAACAGCTTCGGCAGCGGCTGACACATCCGCGTGTTAAGGACATACGCGGCAGAGGTCTATTTGTTGGCATTGAGCTCACTGAGGCTGCCAGACTTTACTGCGAAAGGCTTCTGAAAGCCGGTATCTTAGCAAAGGATACCCATATTCACACGGTTCGATTAGCGCCGCCGTTAATTATTGATCAGAGTGAGCTTGATTGGGCGATAGAGAGGGTTGTGAAGGTTTTGAATCAAACTGATGATGCCCAACAGGAGGTGGTTGAACCATGA
- the pruA gene encoding L-glutamate gamma-semialdehyde dehydrogenase, with translation MIPYAPEPLSNFGDEAVAKAFQSALDEVSRQAGLEVPLVIGGKRVNTTRHIRSLNPSNRNETVGLASQADELLAGAAVDAAEKAYVHWSRETPESRADLLLKAAALLKRRKHEFSAWLVLEAGKSRVEADADTAEAIDFMEYYARQVGKLSARASSELFGASGEINRLTYLPLGVGVIVSPWNFPLAILAGMTTAAIAVGNTVVVKPSSQTPIIAYKFVELLEDAGIPAGVVNYMPGSGEEIGDYLVQHPRVRFISFTGSKDVGLHISELAAKVSPGQKWIKRYVAEMGGKDGIIVNHDADLDLAAAGIVSSAFGYSGQKCSACSRAIVHKDVYDQVLDKCVKLTQKLKIGDVRDAANFTGPVIDERSQRKIIQYLEIAKQEGNVLTGGSAISADGFFIEPTIVADVQPDARLMQEEIFGPVLAFAKAENWDEALRIANQTEFGLTGSIYAKSRAAIEQAKAQFHVGNLYINRKCTGATVGVHPFGGFNMSGTDSKAGGPDYLMLFTQLKLVSELL, from the coding sequence ATGATTCCCTATGCTCCGGAGCCATTGTCGAACTTTGGGGATGAAGCTGTTGCCAAAGCGTTTCAGTCGGCGTTAGACGAGGTTTCACGCCAAGCTGGTCTGGAGGTTCCTCTCGTGATCGGAGGGAAACGAGTGAATACCACCCGCCATATTCGCTCTCTTAACCCTTCCAACCGTAACGAAACGGTAGGCTTGGCCTCGCAAGCTGATGAGCTGTTAGCGGGTGCTGCTGTAGATGCCGCTGAGAAGGCTTATGTGCACTGGTCGCGGGAAACGCCGGAAAGCCGCGCTGATCTGCTGTTAAAAGCGGCTGCTTTACTTAAGCGCCGTAAGCATGAATTCTCGGCATGGCTGGTGCTGGAGGCCGGCAAAAGCAGGGTAGAAGCCGATGCGGATACAGCGGAGGCCATCGATTTTATGGAGTATTACGCCAGACAGGTCGGCAAATTGTCGGCACGGGCTTCTTCAGAGTTATTTGGTGCTAGCGGAGAAATTAACCGTTTGACGTATCTTCCCTTGGGCGTAGGAGTGATAGTATCCCCTTGGAACTTCCCACTGGCTATACTCGCAGGGATGACAACGGCTGCCATTGCCGTAGGCAATACCGTAGTGGTGAAGCCCTCCAGCCAGACCCCGATCATCGCTTATAAGTTCGTTGAGCTGCTTGAAGATGCAGGGATACCTGCAGGTGTTGTCAATTATATGCCGGGAAGTGGAGAAGAAATCGGCGATTACTTGGTACAGCACCCCCGTGTTCGGTTTATTTCCTTTACAGGCTCAAAGGATGTCGGTCTACATATATCCGAGCTCGCGGCTAAAGTATCCCCTGGTCAGAAATGGATCAAAAGATACGTGGCTGAGATGGGCGGCAAAGATGGCATTATCGTTAATCATGATGCGGACCTCGATCTTGCTGCGGCTGGAATCGTGAGTTCTGCATTCGGTTATTCGGGTCAAAAGTGCTCCGCATGCTCGCGGGCGATTGTCCATAAAGATGTATATGACCAAGTGTTGGACAAATGCGTCAAGCTTACTCAAAAGCTGAAAATCGGTGATGTACGTGATGCCGCGAACTTCACAGGACCTGTGATCGATGAAAGAAGCCAGCGCAAAATCATCCAGTACCTGGAGATTGCTAAGCAGGAAGGCAACGTGCTAACCGGAGGCTCGGCGATATCGGCAGACGGATTCTTTATTGAGCCTACGATCGTTGCCGACGTGCAGCCGGATGCCCGTCTCATGCAGGAGGAAATATTCGGTCCCGTGCTTGCATTTGCCAAAGCGGAGAACTGGGACGAAGCGCTGCGCATCGCCAACCAAACAGAATTTGGTCTTACCGGCAGCATCTATGCCAAGAGCAGAGCTGCTATTGAACAAGCGAAAGCACAATTCCATGTCGGTAATCTATATATCAATCGCAAGTGTACGGGGGCTACAGTAGGGGTGCATCCCTTCGGGGGCTTCAATATGTCTGGAACGGATTCCAAGGCGGGCGGTCCGGATTATCTGATGTTATTCACACAGCTGAAACTCGTGTCTGAGCTGCTCTAA